The sequence AAAATTTGGTATGAAAAGACAAATTTGCCATTTGTTTTTGGTAGATTTTCTTACGTAAAAAATGGCTCGTTTTACAAAAAACTGGTCGCAAAATTTTTGCAAAAAAATGTAAAGATCCCAAACTATATCTTGGCTAAGTACGCTAAAAGTCGCGACATAAGCGAGCAAGATATCAAGTGGTATTTGAAATTTATAAGCTACAAAATAGGCCCAAAAGAGCAAAAATCACTCAGAAAATTTTTTAAAGAAAATAGACTATTAAAAGTAGCAAAAAGAATTAAATTTTTATAGCTTCTTAGCAGCTGCCAAGAAGCTATAAAATTTAGTGATGCATGTGCATATTAGTTGAGTTATCATCACTCATATTTTGCATCATCATATTCATATGCATCTCACCCATATTTTGCATCATCTTGTGGTGATCGTGCATTGGCATATCTGCTGGCATGTTCATTGGCATATTCATATGCATACCCATCTCACCGTTTTCAGCCTTGTAGCCAGTTATGGTAGGATCAACCATGCCAAATATCATTGCGACGTGTGCGACGATCAAGGCAAATATGAGTAGGAAAAAGTGAAGCTTTAGCTTTGCCTTTTCGCTTGCGTTTTTGTAGATCAAATTTAGCTCTAAAAGCGCGATGCCAAGAAGTGGTATGACGCTGATGAGATATGAGTAGACAGCGATGACATCGGCATATCCACGCCATTTTATACTTGGATAAATTTTTGCCATAAAATAGATCACAAGAGCTGTAAAATAGACCCCAAGCACTATGCCAGCAAATTTGCCAACAGCCTTATAGCCAGCATTTTTACCGCTATCCATGTGATACATAGTGAGAAACTCCATCGCCACTAAAAGCTCCGTAAGCCCCACAGGTATCACCATGAAGAGGATTAGATTGTAAGGTTGATTGAGCGATAAAAGCTCCATGTAGTGTGTCATTACCATTGTAAGTCCTTTGTAAAAAATTTAAAGAAGATTAACGCCAAATTGCTAATAATTATAAAATATCAAGATAACAAATTTAAGCGGATGTTAAATTTACTCCTAGCTTGGCTAAGAGTAAATTTAAGCTAGTCTTTAAACTCGTGTGAGATGACTGGAGAAAATTCTTCCCAATGAAGTTTGGTTTTAATAGTTGGCATCTTGCTTTGATAAGGCTCTTTTTTAAGCGCAGCAACCGCGACGCTATCGCCTTGTGGCTTGGCTGGTGCTTCTAGGCTTAAAACGGCTCTTTCAAGCTCGATGAAGTCTTTTAAGATGAGCGCATAGGAGCGGAAGAAATTTGCATTTTTATGAGCCAAAAGTAGCGAGCCAAACTCATCTATAAATAAATTTAAAGTCTCGCCAAAGAGCTTGTCACTGATATTTTTCGCGCCGTTAAATTCATCACTTAAAAATGTTGCCATCGCTAAAAATATAAAGCCAACATAGTCCTCGCTATCCTTGCAAAGCTCCTTATCACGCCTATATGGGCTAAGCTTTAGGCAGTGTATCACCCTAAGTCTAGCCGCGCCGTTATCTCTACCCTCTTCATAAAATGAGGCGCTTAAAGGGATATTTGTAAAGCCAAAAAGAACGTCATTTTGCTCGCTTGTAAGCTCATCAAAGCTAAATTTATCTAAATTTGCAAACGCCTCTGCGCTTTGCTTGCTCAAAGGATTTTGCGCTAGGTAGCTAAGCTGCTCCTTCCACCTAGCAAATCCATCATCACTGGTGTGAAAAAAGAGTGGATATGCCAAAAATTCGTAAAAATATGACCTTGCTTTTATGATGTTTTTATCCATTTAATAAATCCTCTTTCATCGCATTTAGCTGGGCTTGCACCATGATCTTTGCCTTGCAGTCAGCGCAGCAGTAAAGTGACTTGATCTTGGCTCTGTCGTTGCCAAAACGTGGCTGCATGATCGATGCGATCTTCTCGACCGCCTTTTTAGTCGCAAACTCTTTTCCGCACTCAACACAGGCAAAAAGCTCATCTCGTGCCAGCTCATTATATGTAAAAAACTCAGGCTTAAGAGAAATTTTTCCAACTTCAAGGCTTATGGTGTCTTTTTCAGCACAGCTTAGTTCGCAGTATCCACAAGCTGTACAGACGCTTGGATTAAATAAAATCGAATTTGTCTTTTTATCAGCTACTAGCGCACTTACGTTACAAGCACCAACGCAACTTAGACAAAGTGTACAGCTATCAGTGTTTATCTTGACATCGCCATATCTTATCATCTCGCCGCTTTTTATCACGCCAAGATCCTCGCTGCCTACTAAAAACTCGAGCCTTTTTGCAAAAATTTCTCTTTTTGGCAAGGCATATTCGTTTATCGTGTGTTGTGAGTCAGCTATAAATTTTGCCTTTTTGAGCGCATCTTCAAGCTCATTTTTATCTTTAGCGTGATAGATCGCCGTTTCTTTAAATTTAAGCTCATAAATTTGATTTAAGATGCTAATGGCGTCTTTTTCGCCTTTGCCAAGAGTTTTGCTAAATAAAATCACACTCGCACCACTTTCTTGAAGCAATGTAAGTAGATGCGCTTGATTTAACATATGTGGTGCTAATATGAAAAAAGGTAGGACATTTTCAGGTAGGCTTATATTTAGCTCGTCTAAATTTATTTCATTAGAAATTATTAGTGGAATTTTACTTTTATAAAGCTTGGCGATAGTGGCAAATGAGTTTTGTGGCATAAGTGTAGAGTCAAGAGATCCGCTAGGGCAGACGCTAATGCAGTTACCACAATTTACGCAATCGATTTGTGAGAAAACAAGATGCTTTGTCTCGTCTTCTTTTAAAATGGCTACAGTTGGACAAACATTAACACAGCGTCCACAAATTTCATTTCGTCGTTCGTGATATTGACAGATCGAAGAGTCATATTGAGTT comes from Campylobacter concisus and encodes:
- a CDS encoding TorD/DmsD family molecular chaperone encodes the protein MDKNIIKARSYFYEFLAYPLFFHTSDDGFARWKEQLSYLAQNPLSKQSAEAFANLDKFSFDELTSEQNDVLFGFTNIPLSASFYEEGRDNGAARLRVIHCLKLSPYRRDKELCKDSEDYVGFIFLAMATFLSDEFNGAKNISDKLFGETLNLFIDEFGSLLLAHKNANFFRSYALILKDFIELERAVLSLEAPAKPQGDSVAVAALKKEPYQSKMPTIKTKLHWEEFSPVISHEFKD
- a CDS encoding 4Fe-4S binding protein, with the protein product MKEFGFYNDFDDTLMLNEQIEINNEKEEYLVSNSPKLKANITASEINFYLKNTTASVLEKAKNTLLLYEARATAFDMAKDVDYEKEVGKNVVIVSNSGREELANLLKENGYKVIELTHFEVKFIYGAAGELSVLILRANDEFEVDCDFFLVENARDYMLKQSGCYEIAGLKDEAVLKILNEKTPKFKYKSLTQYDSSICQYHERRNEICGRCVNVCPTVAILKEDETKHLVFSQIDCVNCGNCISVCPSGSLDSTLMPQNSFATIAKLYKSKIPLIISNEINLDELNISLPENVLPFFILAPHMLNQAHLLTLLQESGASVILFSKTLGKGEKDAISILNQIYELKFKETAIYHAKDKNELEDALKKAKFIADSQHTINEYALPKREIFAKRLEFLVGSEDLGVIKSGEMIRYGDVKINTDSCTLCLSCVGACNVSALVADKKTNSILFNPSVCTACGYCELSCAEKDTISLEVGKISLKPEFFTYNELARDELFACVECGKEFATKKAVEKIASIMQPRFGNDRAKIKSLYCCADCKAKIMVQAQLNAMKEDLLNG
- a CDS encoding DUF6803 family protein, whose protein sequence is MVMTHYMELLSLNQPYNLILFMVIPVGLTELLVAMEFLTMYHMDSGKNAGYKAVGKFAGIVLGVYFTALVIYFMAKIYPSIKWRGYADVIAVYSYLISVIPLLGIALLELNLIYKNASEKAKLKLHFFLLIFALIVAHVAMIFGMVDPTITGYKAENGEMGMHMNMPMNMPADMPMHDHHKMMQNMGEMHMNMMMQNMSDDNSTNMHMHH